The genomic region TTCGGTTCCGAACAGCTTATGTTGCTCCGTCTTCTCGCGTGTTTGGGAGAGGAGAGTTAGTCATTGACCCTTCCAAGATCGCTTCAAGGTACCTTCATAAGGATTTTTGGCTCGATATCATCGCAGCTCAACCATTACCGCAGGTACCGGATTCATTTTTTTCAAGCAATATCGAACTTTTTCATCGAATTCAACACTTGTTTTATGCACATTGCAGGTATTGGTTTGGTCTGTAATTCCAAAATTAAATGGTTCGCCGATGGTGCCTACGAAAAACATCCTACGATTAATCATCATATTCCAATATCTCCTAAGGCTATACCTTATTTATCCACTTTCATCTCAAATCATTAAGACTACTGGTGTTGTGACCGCAACAGCATGGGCCGGTGCAGCTTATAACTTGATGCTCTATATGCTAGCAAGCCATGTACGTTAATCAATAAATCCCGAACTGAAAAGTGTTCAAACACAAGCtctttcatgtatatatatatcgaaGTTTACCGAGAATGCTCCTCTTTCAGGTTTTAGGAGCAACTTGGTATCTGTTATCACTCGAACGGCAAGAGGAATGTTGGAGAAAAGTTTGTAGTCTTCCCCCTTTGGACTGCCGGTACGAGTATTTCGACTGCCGATCGGTTGGTGACCCTGCTAGAGCTTCTTGGTTCAATGCAAGCAACATATCAAGTCTATGTGATCCAAGCAGTAACTTCTATCAGTTCGGTATATATGCCAACGCATTACGTATCGGAATAACATCCGAAGGGTTTTTCGAGAAGTACTTTTACTGTCTTTGGTGGGGCTTAAAAACTTTGAGGTAAAATACCTTATAATGCTACATAACATATAATTGAAATTCACTTTGTAATGAATTTAATgcattttttttaccaaattttgCAGTTCATTGGGACAGGGTCTTTCTACAAGCACTTACGTTGGTGAAATAATTTTTGCAATCATCATTGCTATTCTTGGATTAGTGCTTTTTGCATTGCTGATTGGAAATATGCAGGTAAAATCCTCTAGTTTTGATTTCTACCCCATTGTTATAGTTTTTTCGGTTAATACGAACCTTCGATTTTTCAGACGTATCTCCAATCCACGACGGTTCGACTTGAAGAATGGCGGATTAGGAGGACCGATACAGAACAATGGATGCATCACAGGCAACTTCCACATGAACTGAGGCAGAATGTTCGAAGATACGATCAATACAAGTGGGTTGCGACTCGGGGTGTTGATGAGGAAATGATTCTAAAGAGTCTACCGGTTGATCTCCGCCGAGACATCAAGCGTCATCTCTGCCTCGATTTAGTTCGGCAAGTGCCCCTCTTTGATCTGATGGATGATAGGATGCTTGATGCAATATGTGAAAGGCTTAAACCTTGTCTTTATACCCCATCGACGAGCATAGTTCGTGAAGGCGATCCCGTAAATGAGATGCTTTTCATCGTCCGAGGCTACCTAGATTCATGTACTACTAATGGAGGACGTACAGGGTTCTTCAACTCGAGCCTGATCGGTCCCGGTGACTTTTGTGGTGAGGAGTTATTAACATGGGCATTGGACCCTCGTCCAGGTGTCGTCCTTCCATCGTCTACACGCACCGTTAA from Gossypium raimondii isolate GPD5lz chromosome 1, ASM2569854v1, whole genome shotgun sequence harbors:
- the LOC105786420 gene encoding protein CNGC15b; translated protein: MFNVFEIQFMFFDMILQWDSSSDTDFRFRYDPENNTCSSTEKGRLSKFMTKKNYNQKTATGHKKELSRVFSEDYEVVEKTIFDPRGPDISRWNKLFLVACLISLFVDPLFLYLPQAKKGLCVTVSLPLEIDLTIIRSVVDVFYVLQIFIRFRTAYVAPSSRVFGRGELVIDPSKIASRYLHKDFWLDIIAAQPLPQVLVWSVIPKLNGSPMVPTKNILRLIIIFQYLLRLYLIYPLSSQIIKTTGVVTATAWAGAAYNLMLYMLASHVLGATWYLLSLERQEECWRKVCSLPPLDCRYEYFDCRSVGDPARASWFNASNISSLCDPSSNFYQFGIYANALRIGITSEGFFEKYFYCLWWGLKTLSSLGQGLSTSTYVGEIIFAIIIAILGLVLFALLIGNMQTYLQSTTVRLEEWRIRRTDTEQWMHHRQLPHELRQNVRRYDQYKWVATRGVDEEMILKSLPVDLRRDIKRHLCLDLVRQVPLFDLMDDRMLDAICERLKPCLYTPSTSIVREGDPVNEMLFIVRGYLDSCTTNGGRTGFFNSSLIGPGDFCGEELLTWALDPRPGVVLPSSTRTVKAITEVEAFALVSEDLKFVASQFRKLHSKQLKHTFRFHSHQWRTWAACFIQAAWLRYKRRKEADALKKWESMVTGSPERMAEQTAAAPLSAAATGFASYAAKLAASTRSRGGSSRCGNDFDMLSTLQKPNEPDFTVER